In the genome of Candidatus Limnocylindria bacterium, the window GAGCTCTCGGGGGACCTGCCCAGGTCCCAGCTCTACAACAAGGACCTCGCGCCGACTCCAGCCCGGCTCCGCAACTGGGGCCTGTACTCATTCCTCGCGTTCTGGGTCGGCTGCTGTGTCGTCATCCCGTCGTGGAGCCTGGCCAACATCGGCCTCGTCTTCGGATTCGATCCCGCCACCTCGATCTTCGTCGTGGTGCTGGGCAACGCCATCGTGACGGTGCCGTTGCTCCTGAACTCGCACGTCGGAGCGAAGTACGGGATCCCGTACCCGGTCTTCGTGCGCGCGTCCTTCGGCACGTGGGGCGCCAACGTCGCGGCCGTGCTGCGCGGGATCGTCGCGTGCGGCTGGTTCGGCATCGAGTCGTGGCTTGGCGGCTACGCGATGTATGTCCTCGTCGGCATCCTGTTCCCCGGGTTCAAGGATCCGCCGGTGAAGGTCGACTGGTTCGTCCTGCCCGGGCCGTTCCAGATGTCGATGTTCCTGCTGTTCCTCGTGATCCAGGTCTGGCTGGCGATCGCGGCGCCGCCCTGGAAGGGGTCCCGTGCGATCAAGGTGATGTTCGACTGGTCCGCGCCGTTCCTGCTCGCCTTCACCTTGTTCCTGTTCATCTACTTCGGGTTCCGGGTCGGCTTCGACAAGATGTTCAACTTCCAGCTCACACCGGACAAGCCGCTCGGTGGCGGTCTCTACTTCTGGTTCCTGCTGCTGAACATCAATGTGGGCTTCTGGGCCACGATGGCCCTGAATATCTCGGACGTGACGCGTTTCGCGAAAGAGCAAACGCGGCAGATGATCGGGCAGGCCATCGGCCTCGTCGGCACGATGGCGTTCTTCAGCGGCATGGGCGTACTTGTCACCGCGGGTGGCGTGAGCGCCTATTCCGAGACGATCAAAGACACCGCCAATCAGGCCGGCACAGCGAACGACCTGTGGAACCCGATCAACCTGTTCGCGAAGCTGAATGGTGATCTCGGTCCGATCATCATCGTTCTCGCGCTCATCTTCGTGGTGCTCGCGCAACTCTCGACGAACATCGGAGCCAACGTGATCGCTCCGGCGAACGATTTCCAGAACCTCGCACCGAAACGGCTGAACTGGGCCTGGGGCGTCATCATCACCGCGGTCATCGGCACGCTGCTCCAGCCCTGGGTGCTGTTCTTCAACGCGTTGTCCTACGCGATCACCTGGCTGTCGGGATATGGCGGCTTCCTCGGCGCGATCGGCGGCATCATGATCGCCGACTACTGGCTGCTGCGGCGGCAGAAGCTGAACCTCCTCGAGCTCTATCGGGAGGATGGGGTCTACAGCTACCGGAACACATGGGGCGTCAATCCCTACGCGATCATCGCGCTGCTCATCGGGATCGTTCCGCCGTTCATCGGCTGGCTGAACGTCATCGGCTGGTTCGTCAAGATCGACGGCTACCAGGGCTCGTGGCTCGACTGGCTCCAGACCGGGTCTTGGTTCTGGAGCTTCGGCACAGCCCTCGTGTCCTATTACGCACTGATGACGCTGTTCGGTAAGCGCTACCTCGAGGAGCAGACCGGGGAGCCGGTCGGCGGCGCCCCGCAACGGGCCTCGGCGCGGGCCTAGCGAACTGGGAGGATGGCGCGGACGCCGAGTCCGCGCCATCCTTGTCCCTGCGACGCGGAGGTGAAGACGTGACGACGGTGAAGGCTGCGCTCGTCCAGGTCGCCTGGACCGGGGACAAAGACTCCATGGTCGCCAAGCACGTGAAGTACATCGAGCAGGCAGCGCAGCAGGGCGCCCAGGTCATGTGCCTGCAGGAGCTCTTCTACGGGCCGTACTTCTGCCAGGTGCAGGACACCAAGCACTACTCGTACACGGAGAAGATCCCTGACGGGCCGACCACCAAGCTCATGCAGGAGCTCGCCAAGAAGCACGGCATCGTCCTCATCGCGCCGATGTATGAGGAGGACCAGGTCGGCGTCTACTACAACACCGCCGCGGTGATCGACGCCGATGGGAAATACCTGGGGAAATACCGGAAGACGCACATCCCGCACGTGAACGGGTTCTGGGAGAAGTTCTACTTCCGTCCCGGGAACATGGGGTATCCCGTGTTCGACACAGCGGTCGGAAAAGTGGGCGTCTATATCTGCTATGACCGCCACTTCCCCGAAGGGGCGCGCATGCTCGGGCTGCACGGCGCCGAGCTCGTGTTCATCCCGTCCGCGACGTCGCGCGGCCTGTCGATGCATCTGTGGTTCATCGAGCAGACCGCTCACGCGATCGCGAACGGCTACTGGGTCGGAACGATCAACCGGGTCGGTCAGGAGAAGGAATTCGGGCCGAACGACTACTACGGCTCGTCGTACTTCGCGGACCCGCGTGGCAAGATCATCGCGCAGGCATCGGAGAAGGACGAGCAGCTCCTCGTCGCGGACCTGAACATGGACCTCGTGCGCGAGGTCCGCAACACGTGGCAGTTCTACCGCGACCGCCGGCCGGACATGTACGACGACATGGTGAAGCCGTAGCGCCATGACGCTTCCGGCGCTGAACTACATCGGCGGCGCGTGGGTCGAGTCGACCTCGCGCGCGCGGGTACGCGACGTGAATCCGGCGCGCAGCAGCGAGTCGCTCGGCGACGCGACGGTCTCGACGCCGGCGGACGTCGTGCACGCGATCGACGCGGCCGCCGCCGCATATCAGGAGTGGCGGCGGACGCCGCCGCCGCAGCGCGGCGACATCGTGCGCAAAGCAGCTGATCTCATGGAGCGGCGACGCGTCGAGCTCGCGCGCCTGCTCACGGAGGAGGAGGGCAAGACGCTCCCCGAGTCGCTGGGCGAGGTCGATCGGGCGGTCGCGAACGTGCGCTTCGCGGCGGCGCAGGGCTCGCGCCTCACCGGCGAGACGATCCCGTCGACGCAGCGCGGCACGTTCATCTACACCGTGCGCGATCCGCTCGGCGTCGTCGCGTGCATCACGCCCTGGAACTTCCCAGTCGCGATCCCCGCGTGGAAGATCGCGCCTGCTCTCGTCGCTGGGAACGCCGTCGTGTTCAAGCCCGCGACGCTCACACCGCTCTGCGCAGCGCAGGTCGTGCAGTGCTTCATCGACGGTGGCGTCCCGGACGGCGTCCT includes:
- a CDS encoding aldehyde dehydrogenase family protein → MTLPALNYIGGAWVESTSRARVRDVNPARSSESLGDATVSTPADVVHAIDAAAAAYQEWRRTPPPQRGDIVRKAADLMERRRVELARLLTEEEGKTLPESLGEVDRAVANVRFAAAQGSRLTGETIPSTQRGTFIYTVRDPLGVVACITPWNFPVAIPAWKIAPALVAGNAVVFKPATLTPLCAAQVVQCFIDGGVPDGVL
- a CDS encoding cytosine permease, translated to MTTSVVVTADGKHELSGDLPRSQLYNKDLAPTPARLRNWGLYSFLAFWVGCCVVIPSWSLANIGLVFGFDPATSIFVVVLGNAIVTVPLLLNSHVGAKYGIPYPVFVRASFGTWGANVAAVLRGIVACGWFGIESWLGGYAMYVLVGILFPGFKDPPVKVDWFVLPGPFQMSMFLLFLVIQVWLAIAAPPWKGSRAIKVMFDWSAPFLLAFTLFLFIYFGFRVGFDKMFNFQLTPDKPLGGGLYFWFLLLNINVGFWATMALNISDVTRFAKEQTRQMIGQAIGLVGTMAFFSGMGVLVTAGGVSAYSETIKDTANQAGTANDLWNPINLFAKLNGDLGPIIIVLALIFVVLAQLSTNIGANVIAPANDFQNLAPKRLNWAWGVIITAVIGTLLQPWVLFFNALSYAITWLSGYGGFLGAIGGIMIADYWLLRRQKLNLLELYREDGVYSYRNTWGVNPYAIIALLIGIVPPFIGWLNVIGWFVKIDGYQGSWLDWLQTGSWFWSFGTALVSYYALMTLFGKRYLEEQTGEPVGGAPQRASARA
- a CDS encoding nitrilase-related carbon-nitrogen hydrolase; the encoded protein is MTTVKAALVQVAWTGDKDSMVAKHVKYIEQAAQQGAQVMCLQELFYGPYFCQVQDTKHYSYTEKIPDGPTTKLMQELAKKHGIVLIAPMYEEDQVGVYYNTAAVIDADGKYLGKYRKTHIPHVNGFWEKFYFRPGNMGYPVFDTAVGKVGVYICYDRHFPEGARMLGLHGAELVFIPSATSRGLSMHLWFIEQTAHAIANGYWVGTINRVGQEKEFGPNDYYGSSYFADPRGKIIAQASEKDEQLLVADLNMDLVREVRNTWQFYRDRRPDMYDDMVKP